The Streptomyces pactum genome contains a region encoding:
- the chvE gene encoding multiple monosaccharide ABC transporter substrate-binding protein gives MRNRRAALAAIASAASLALTLTACGQNSEGGSEEDKGGSDGATIGIAMPTKSSERWISDGANVEKELKAKGYETKLVYGEDDPDQQVSQIENMITQGVDALVIAAIDNKSLGNVLQQAKDADIPVISYDRLILGTENVDYYASFDNSKVGELQGTYIVEKLGLKDGSKKGPFNIELFAGSNDDNNTKYFFNGAMSVLKPYMDKGDLVVRSKQTDLNQVTTLRWDGGTAQKRMDDLLTSSYRSARVDAVLSPYDGISIGILSALKSDGYGSGSKPMPVVTGQDAELASVKSIIAGQQTQTVFKDLRELAKVASNMVEASLNDKKPEVNDTKSYDNGAKVVPAYLLQPVSVDKSNYEKVLVGGGTYSADDLK, from the coding sequence ATGCGCAACCGCAGAGCCGCACTCGCCGCCATAGCCTCCGCCGCCTCCCTCGCCCTCACGCTGACCGCCTGCGGCCAGAACAGCGAGGGCGGCAGCGAGGAGGACAAGGGCGGCAGCGACGGCGCCACCATCGGCATCGCGATGCCCACCAAGTCCTCCGAGCGCTGGATCAGCGACGGAGCCAACGTCGAGAAGGAACTGAAGGCCAAGGGCTACGAGACCAAGCTCGTCTACGGCGAGGACGACCCGGACCAGCAGGTCTCCCAGATCGAGAACATGATCACGCAGGGCGTGGACGCCCTGGTCATCGCCGCGATCGACAACAAGTCCCTGGGCAACGTGCTCCAGCAGGCCAAGGACGCCGACATCCCGGTCATCTCCTACGACCGGCTGATCCTCGGCACGGAGAACGTCGACTACTACGCCTCGTTCGACAACAGCAAGGTCGGCGAGCTGCAGGGCACGTACATCGTCGAGAAGCTCGGCCTGAAGGACGGTTCGAAGAAGGGCCCCTTCAACATCGAGCTGTTCGCCGGCTCCAACGACGACAACAACACCAAGTACTTCTTCAACGGCGCGATGAGCGTCCTGAAGCCGTACATGGACAAGGGCGATCTGGTCGTCCGGTCCAAGCAGACCGACCTCAACCAGGTCACCACCCTGCGCTGGGACGGCGGCACCGCGCAGAAGCGCATGGACGACCTGCTGACCTCCAGCTACCGCAGCGCCCGGGTCGACGCGGTGCTCTCGCCCTACGACGGCATCTCCATCGGCATCCTGTCCGCCCTGAAGTCGGACGGCTACGGCTCGGGCAGCAAGCCCATGCCGGTCGTCACGGGCCAGGACGCCGAGCTCGCCTCGGTGAAGTCGATCATCGCGGGCCAGCAGACGCAGACCGTCTTCAAGGACCTGCGCGAGCTCGCCAAGGTCGCCTCGAACATGGTCGAAGCCTCCCTCAACGACAAGAAGCCCGAGGTCAACGACACCAAGTCGTACGACAACGGTGCCAAGGTCGTCCCCGCCTACCTGCTGCAGCCGGTCAGCGTCGACAAGTCCAACTACGAGAAGGTCCTCGTCGGCGGCGGCACCTACTCCGCGGACGACCTGAAGTAA
- a CDS encoding zinc-dependent alcohol dehydrogenase — translation MSDAVVIEAPGEHRLVPHEPREPGPGEALVRVHAAGICGSDREVYQGNRPEGYVRYPLTPGHEWSGTVERVGAGVPASLVGRGVVGEGFRNCQVCDRCHAGETTLCTAGYEETGFTQPGAMAPTLTLPARLLHVLPDDADLTAAALLEPAACIAAAALKANARPGERVAVVGTGTLGMFAVQFLRAASPGELLVVGTRGDREALSRQYGATAFRTKDQPLPDDFDVVIETAGSADAARTAAGLLRRGGRLVLTGIPAPGADGLDPTDLVVRQVEVHTVFGAPPDAWAHTVRVFAAGLLDPRPLVTHELPLDGFAEAIELVGSGDPKVGKVLLRP, via the coding sequence ATGAGCGACGCGGTCGTCATCGAGGCGCCGGGCGAGCACCGGCTCGTGCCGCACGAGCCGCGCGAGCCCGGACCCGGCGAGGCGCTGGTGCGGGTGCACGCGGCCGGCATCTGCGGCAGCGACCGCGAGGTCTACCAGGGCAACCGGCCCGAGGGGTACGTGCGTTACCCGCTCACCCCCGGGCACGAGTGGTCCGGGACCGTGGAGCGGGTCGGTGCCGGCGTGCCGGCGTCGCTCGTCGGGCGCGGGGTCGTCGGTGAGGGGTTCCGCAACTGCCAGGTCTGCGACCGCTGTCACGCGGGCGAGACGACGCTGTGCACGGCGGGGTACGAGGAGACGGGGTTCACCCAGCCTGGGGCCATGGCGCCCACGCTGACCCTCCCCGCCCGCCTCCTGCACGTCCTGCCCGACGACGCCGACCTCACCGCCGCTGCCCTGCTGGAGCCCGCCGCGTGCATCGCCGCCGCGGCGCTCAAGGCGAACGCCCGCCCCGGCGAGCGGGTCGCGGTCGTCGGCACCGGGACGCTCGGCATGTTCGCCGTGCAGTTCCTGCGCGCCGCGTCCCCGGGCGAACTGCTGGTCGTCGGCACGCGCGGGGACCGGGAGGCGCTCTCCCGGCAGTACGGGGCGACCGCCTTCCGGACGAAGGACCAACCGCTCCCGGACGACTTCGACGTCGTCATCGAGACCGCCGGGTCCGCCGACGCCGCCCGCACCGCCGCCGGACTGCTCCGCAGGGGCGGGCGGCTGGTGCTGACCGGTATCCCGGCACCGGGCGCCGACGGGCTGGACCCGACCGACCTGGTCGTACGGCAGGTGGAGGTGCACACCGTCTTCGGGGCACCGCCCGACGCCTGGGCGCACACGGTGCGGGTCTTCGCGGCCGGCCTGCTCGACCCGCGGCCGCTGGTGACGCACGAGCTGCCCCTCGACGGGTTCGCCGAGGCCATCGAGCTGGTGGGGTCCGGCGACCCGAAGGTCGGCAAGGTGCTGCTGCGTCCCTGA
- the mmsA gene encoding multiple monosaccharide ABC transporter ATP-binding protein, which translates to MAGPVLEMRSIVKTFPGVKALSDVTLTVRQGEVHAICGENGAGKSTLMKVLSGVHPHGSYEGDILFEGETCRFKDIRASEQHGIVIIHQELALVPYLSIAENIFLGNEHAKRGLINWNDTLKHATELLRRVGLDEHPETRVADIGVGKQQLVEIAKALSKKVKLLILDEPTAALNDEDSGKLLDLILSLKEQGVTSIIISHKLNEIRRVADAVTIIRDGKSIETLDVKAEETTEDRIISGMVGRDLENRFPERTPHHPEEGAAPALEIRDWTVHHPIDQQRKVVDDVSIEVRRGEIVGIAGLMGAGRTELAMSVFGRTYGRYAGGTVLRDGAEIRTKTVPEAVRHGIAYVTEDRKHYGLNLIDTINRNISLTALGKVAKRGVVDEHGERQVAEDFRKSMNIKAPTVFEPVGKLSGGNQQKVVLSKWIFAGPEVLILDEPTRGIDVGAKYEIYTVIDQLAAQGKAVVFISSELPELLGMCDRIYTMAAGRLTGEFSRAEASQEALMRRMTKDKKDEEVTR; encoded by the coding sequence ATGGCGGGACCCGTCCTGGAAATGCGCTCGATCGTCAAGACCTTTCCCGGTGTCAAAGCGCTGTCGGACGTCACACTGACCGTCCGCCAGGGCGAGGTCCACGCCATCTGCGGGGAGAACGGCGCCGGCAAGTCGACCCTGATGAAGGTGCTCTCCGGCGTCCATCCGCACGGCAGCTACGAGGGGGACATCCTCTTCGAGGGTGAGACCTGCCGGTTCAAGGACATCCGGGCGAGCGAACAGCACGGCATCGTGATCATCCACCAGGAGCTGGCGCTGGTGCCGTACCTGTCCATCGCCGAGAACATCTTCCTCGGCAACGAGCACGCCAAGCGCGGACTCATCAACTGGAACGACACCCTGAAGCACGCCACCGAGCTGCTGCGCCGGGTCGGTCTCGACGAGCACCCCGAGACCCGCGTCGCCGACATCGGCGTGGGCAAGCAGCAGTTGGTGGAGATCGCCAAGGCGCTGTCGAAGAAGGTGAAGCTGCTCATCCTCGACGAGCCGACGGCGGCGCTCAACGACGAGGACAGCGGCAAACTCCTCGACCTGATCCTCTCGTTGAAGGAACAGGGCGTGACCTCGATCATCATCTCGCACAAGCTGAACGAGATCCGCCGGGTCGCCGACGCGGTGACGATCATCCGCGACGGGAAGTCCATCGAGACGCTCGACGTGAAGGCCGAGGAGACGACCGAGGACCGCATCATCAGCGGGATGGTCGGCCGCGACCTGGAGAACCGCTTCCCAGAGCGCACCCCGCACCATCCGGAGGAGGGGGCCGCGCCCGCCCTGGAGATCCGCGACTGGACCGTGCACCACCCCATCGACCAGCAGCGCAAGGTCGTCGACGACGTCTCGATCGAGGTGCGGCGCGGCGAGATCGTCGGCATCGCGGGACTCATGGGCGCCGGCCGCACGGAACTCGCGATGAGCGTCTTCGGCCGCACCTACGGCAGGTACGCGGGCGGCACGGTCCTCCGGGACGGCGCCGAGATCCGTACGAAGACCGTCCCGGAGGCGGTCAGGCACGGCATCGCGTACGTCACCGAGGACCGCAAGCACTACGGCCTCAACCTCATCGACACCATCAACCGGAACATCTCGCTGACCGCGCTGGGCAAGGTCGCCAAGCGGGGCGTGGTCGACGAGCACGGGGAGCGGCAGGTCGCCGAGGACTTCCGCAAGTCCATGAACATCAAGGCGCCGACCGTCTTCGAACCGGTGGGCAAGCTGTCCGGCGGCAACCAGCAGAAGGTCGTCCTCAGCAAGTGGATCTTCGCGGGTCCCGAGGTGCTGATCCTGGACGAGCCCACGCGCGGCATCGACGTGGGCGCCAAGTACGAGATCTACACGGTCATCGACCAGTTGGCCGCCCAGGGCAAGGCGGTCGTCTTCATCTCCTCCGAACTGCCGGAGCTGCTCGGCATGTGCGACCGCATCTACACGATGGCCGCGGGGCGGCTGACGGGTGAGTTCTCGCGGGCCGAGGCGTCACAGGAAGCACTGATGCGTCGGATGACGAAGGACAAGAAGGACGAAGAGGTAACCCGATGA
- a CDS encoding SCO2400 family protein, with protein sequence MDYCHPCRRHLNGALACPGCGPPAEQLGSPDAYLTGGEGRPPGVAGATGAGAAPVGVGMPGGSLGPGGTDAPGGFLAQGGTDAPGGSLGPGGTDAPGGFLGPGGTDAPGGSLGPGGTDAPGGSLAQGGTDAPDEGPAPDGGPAPDGGPALDGGPALDEGPADGSGGGRSSRRDRKAAAHRRRRRRTLLITAGFVLAAGGLSLAELGMDAPGSPANPAADGGESTDGGATREVGEASAVPVDETSRTTSASGTPSPGASASASASASASASASPSESPDAENSETADESEAPSAPSSQAPEATSTAGPPATRPDDPPPTTTPAPTTSPDPTPTETCDRFLWWCA encoded by the coding sequence ATGGACTACTGCCACCCGTGCCGACGGCACCTCAACGGCGCGCTCGCCTGCCCGGGGTGCGGCCCTCCTGCCGAGCAACTCGGCTCACCGGACGCGTACTTGACGGGGGGTGAGGGGCGCCCGCCGGGAGTCGCCGGCGCCACCGGCGCGGGTGCCGCGCCCGTCGGGGTCGGCATGCCGGGCGGGTCTCTCGGGCCGGGCGGCACCGACGCGCCGGGCGGGTTCCTCGCACAGGGCGGTACCGACGCACCGGGCGGGTCTCTCGGGCCGGGCGGTACCGACGCGCCGGGTGGGTTCCTCGGGCCGGGCGGTACCGACGCGCCGGGTGGGTCCCTCGGGCCGGGCGGTACCGACGCGCCGGGTGGGTCCCTCGCACAGGGCGGTACCGACGCGCCCGACGAGGGCCCCGCGCCCGACGGGGGTCCCGCGCCCGACGGGGGTCCCGCGCTCGACGGGGGTCCCGCGCTCGACGAGGGCCCCGCAGACGGCTCGGGCGGCGGGCGGAGCAGCCGCCGCGACCGCAAGGCCGCCGCCCACCGCCGACGACGCCGCCGGACTCTGCTGATCACCGCGGGCTTCGTCCTGGCGGCCGGTGGACTGAGCCTCGCCGAACTCGGCATGGACGCCCCCGGTTCCCCGGCGAATCCGGCGGCCGACGGGGGCGAGTCGACGGACGGCGGGGCGACGCGCGAGGTGGGGGAGGCGTCGGCGGTCCCGGTCGACGAGACGTCGAGGACGACTTCGGCTTCCGGCACGCCGTCCCCCGGCGCGTCCGCCTCGGCGTCGGCATCGGCGTCGGCATCGGCGTCGGCGTCGCCGTCGGAGTCCCCGGACGCGGAGAATTCGGAGACGGCGGACGAGAGCGAGGCCCCGTCGGCACCCTCTTCGCAGGCCCCGGAGGCCACCTCGACCGCCGGCCCACCTGCGACGCGGCCGGACGACCCGCCCCCGACGACGACCCCTGCCCCGACGACCTCACCGGACCCGACCCCCACCGAGACGTGCGACCGCTTCCTGTGGTGGTGCGCGTAG
- a CDS encoding aldose epimerase family protein: MELSRRTVIASATAAGIAAATVGGTAHATGGRKPVKELFGKLADGTKVHRWSLENGGTRMKVLSYGGIVQSLEVPDRRGRYENVSLGFDDLDDYVASSPYFGALIGRYGNRIDKGRFTLDGKAYQLSVNDGDNTLHGGAQGFDKRVWDVEPFTEGSDVGLVLHYTSVDGEMGYPGTLKAKVTYTLTRRGQWRIDYEATTDRATVVNLTSHVYWNLAGEGSGTIEDHELSIAASRYTPTDAGLIPTGELARVSGTPFDFRRAKPIGRDIRDAHPQLVTAKGFDHNWVLDKGVTDRPEHIATLRDRSSGRTLRIATDQPGLQFYSGNFLDGTLTGTGGSLYRQGDALCLETQHFPDSPNQPSFPSTVLRPGQTYRTTTVHSFDA; this comes from the coding sequence ATGGAACTGAGCAGACGTACGGTCATCGCGTCGGCGACCGCCGCGGGCATCGCCGCCGCCACGGTCGGCGGCACGGCACACGCCACGGGAGGCAGGAAGCCGGTGAAGGAGCTCTTCGGCAAGCTCGCCGACGGCACGAAGGTGCACCGCTGGTCGCTGGAGAACGGCGGCACGCGGATGAAGGTGCTGTCGTACGGCGGCATCGTCCAGTCCCTGGAGGTCCCCGACCGCCGGGGCCGCTACGAGAACGTCTCGCTGGGCTTCGACGACCTCGACGACTACGTCGCGTCCAGCCCCTACTTCGGCGCCCTGATCGGCCGCTACGGCAACCGCATCGACAAGGGCCGCTTCACCCTGGACGGCAAGGCGTACCAGCTCTCCGTCAACGACGGCGACAACACCCTGCACGGCGGCGCCCAGGGCTTCGACAAGCGGGTGTGGGACGTCGAGCCGTTCACCGAGGGCTCCGACGTCGGCCTGGTCCTGCACTACACCAGCGTCGACGGCGAGATGGGCTACCCGGGCACGCTCAAGGCGAAGGTGACCTACACCCTCACCCGGCGCGGCCAGTGGCGCATCGACTACGAGGCCACCACCGACAGGGCCACCGTCGTCAACCTCACCAGCCACGTCTACTGGAACCTGGCCGGCGAGGGCAGCGGCACGATCGAGGACCACGAGCTGTCGATCGCCGCCTCCCGCTACACGCCCACCGACGCGGGCCTCATCCCCACGGGCGAACTGGCCCGGGTCTCCGGCACGCCCTTCGACTTCCGCCGGGCCAAGCCGATCGGCCGGGACATCCGGGACGCGCATCCGCAGTTGGTCACCGCCAAGGGCTTCGACCACAACTGGGTCCTGGACAAGGGCGTCACCGACCGCCCCGAGCACATCGCCACCCTGCGCGACCGGTCCTCGGGCCGTACCCTGCGCATCGCCACCGACCAGCCCGGCCTGCAGTTCTACTCGGGCAACTTCCTCGACGGCACGCTGACCGGCACCGGCGGCTCCCTCTACCGGCAGGGCGACGCCCTGTGCCTGGAGACGCAGCACTTCCCGGACTCGCCGAACCAGCCGTCGTTCCCCTCGACCGTGCTGCGGCCTGGGCAGACGTACCGGACGACGACGGTGCACTCGTTCGACGCGTGA
- a CDS encoding pyridoxal phosphate-dependent aminotransferase, with protein MSGNVTSLFRSTAAHSPSMAALTRESGEAAGGGPVDFCIPCNPYFPTPAMFDEMAGRLRDIITYYPSSADTITAELCSLLQLPPQCVAMGNGSTELITWIDHLLVRESLAVPVPTFGRWTDQPMETGKRVDMFPLQESGGFALDLARYAEFIRARGTRVAVVCNPNNPDGGYAPKQALVRFMDAMADLDLVVVDESFLEFADAEAEPSVVQEAMLRPNVVVLRSLGKNFGLHGIRFGYLVANPALAGRVRAMLPKWNLNSFAEHVVFMLRDHGPEYARSLHQVRRDRLEMAGQLSALPGLTVYPSQGNFLFVRLPVGAEGTVVRDRMLTEHRVLVRECGNKIGSSSRFLRLVVRPQADVRRLVSGLEQVLYGSGRGAAVPEPANGTGYSSGTAAVDRLMSETNGAGLRGIAAGAGAPGLAAAPATGTGTGTGTGMPLPAAVPAAPAAAAIGPTPVPTAPPQAPQAPQPAPVPQPAPYPGPVPVPHPAPAPQPMAAPYPAPAPVAPAAAAAPYPVPAGPVPAGPVPAGPVPAGPTPPGVPARGGLTAAQVRGTNGLESVPATGRPGPQGWPNAAGMSRTG; from the coding sequence TTGTCCGGCAACGTCACCTCGTTGTTCCGCAGCACCGCGGCGCACAGCCCGTCGATGGCGGCGCTGACGCGGGAGAGCGGCGAGGCGGCGGGCGGCGGGCCGGTGGACTTCTGCATTCCGTGCAACCCGTACTTCCCCACCCCGGCGATGTTCGACGAGATGGCCGGCCGGCTGCGCGACATCATCACGTACTACCCCAGCAGCGCCGACACCATCACCGCCGAGCTGTGCAGTCTGCTCCAACTGCCGCCGCAGTGCGTGGCGATGGGCAACGGCTCGACGGAGCTGATCACCTGGATCGACCATCTGCTGGTCCGGGAGTCCCTCGCCGTCCCCGTCCCCACGTTCGGCCGGTGGACCGACCAGCCCATGGAGACCGGCAAGCGGGTCGACATGTTCCCGCTCCAGGAGTCCGGCGGCTTCGCCCTCGACCTCGCCCGGTACGCCGAGTTCATCCGGGCCCGCGGCACCCGGGTCGCCGTCGTCTGCAACCCGAACAACCCCGACGGCGGCTATGCGCCCAAGCAGGCGCTGGTGCGGTTCATGGACGCGATGGCCGACCTGGACCTGGTCGTCGTCGACGAGTCGTTCCTGGAGTTCGCCGACGCGGAGGCGGAGCCCAGCGTGGTCCAGGAGGCGATGCTGCGCCCCAACGTCGTCGTCCTGCGCAGCCTCGGCAAGAACTTCGGGCTGCACGGCATCCGCTTCGGCTATCTGGTCGCCAACCCGGCACTCGCGGGCAGGGTGCGCGCCATGCTGCCCAAGTGGAACCTCAACTCCTTCGCGGAGCACGTGGTGTTCATGCTGCGCGACCATGGCCCGGAGTACGCGCGAAGCCTGCACCAGGTCCGCCGCGACCGCCTGGAGATGGCCGGCCAGTTGTCCGCGCTGCCCGGCCTGACCGTCTACCCGTCCCAGGGCAACTTCCTCTTCGTGCGCCTCCCCGTGGGCGCCGAAGGCACCGTCGTCCGGGACCGGATGCTCACCGAGCACCGGGTCCTGGTCCGTGAATGCGGCAACAAGATCGGTTCCTCCAGTCGCTTCCTGCGTCTCGTGGTGCGCCCCCAGGCGGACGTGCGTCGCCTGGTGTCCGGCCTGGAACAGGTGCTCTACGGGTCCGGGAGGGGAGCCGCCGTGCCCGAGCCCGCCAACGGAACCGGCTACAGCTCGGGCACGGCGGCGGTGGACCGCCTGATGAGCGAGACCAACGGGGCCGGCCTGCGGGGGATCGCCGCCGGTGCCGGTGCCCCGGGGCTCGCCGCCGCTCCGGCCACCGGCACCGGCACCGGCACCGGCACCGGCATGCCGCTGCCCGCCGCGGTGCCCGCCGCCCCGGCGGCGGCGGCCATCGGCCCGACGCCGGTACCGACGGCACCCCCGCAGGCCCCGCAGGCCCCGCAACCGGCGCCGGTCCCCCAGCCGGCGCCGTACCCCGGGCCGGTGCCGGTCCCCCACCCGGCACCGGCCCCACAGCCCATGGCGGCCCCGTACCCGGCCCCGGCCCCGGTGGCGCCGGCCGCCGCGGCGGCCCCGTACCCGGTGCCGGCCGGCCCCGTCCCGGCCGGCCCCGTCCCGGCCGGCCCCGTCCCGGCCGGCCCCACCCCGCCCGGTGTCCCGGCCCGCGGCGGCCTCACGGCCGCCCAGGTCCGGGGCACCAACGGCCTGGAGTCGGTCCCGGCGACGGGCCGGCCGGGACCGCAGGGCTGGCCGAACGCGGCGGGCATGAGCCGGACGGGGTGA
- the mmsB gene encoding multiple monosaccharide ABC transporter permease, with product MSTDLTAKTPAPAPPGKDGAASGGGLLQLMLDGMRRNMRQYGMLMALGLIVVLFAVWSDGDLLLPRNVSNLVLQNSYILILAIGMMLVIIAGHIDLSVGSLTAFIGSMAAVLMVRNDLPWPVAVVLCLAIGALAGSVQGFFIAYLGIPSFIVTLAGMLLFRGLTEIFLKGQTLGPFPKDLQKIANGFLPEVGPNTNYHNLTLLLGFALIAFVVFQEVRDRKRQQEFTLEVPPAKLFLLKLVALVSAVLVVTLLLASYKGAPVVLLILGVLVVGFGYLMRNAIIGRHIYAIGGNLPAAKLSGVKDKKVTFLVFLNMGMLAALAGLVFAARFNAASPKAGLNFELEAIAASFIGGASMSGGVGTVLGAIIGGLVLGVLNNGMNLVGIGTDWQQVIKGAVLLAAVGFDVWNKRRVGS from the coding sequence ATGAGCACGGACCTGACCGCCAAGACCCCGGCCCCCGCGCCGCCCGGCAAGGACGGAGCGGCCTCCGGCGGCGGCCTGCTGCAGCTCATGCTCGACGGCATGCGCCGCAACATGCGCCAGTACGGCATGCTGATGGCCCTCGGCCTGATCGTGGTGCTGTTCGCCGTCTGGTCGGACGGCGACCTGCTGCTGCCGCGCAACGTCTCCAACCTGGTGCTGCAGAACAGCTACATCCTGATCCTCGCGATCGGCATGATGCTCGTCATCATCGCCGGCCACATCGATCTGTCGGTCGGCTCACTGACCGCGTTCATCGGCTCGATGGCCGCCGTCCTGATGGTCAGGAACGATCTCCCCTGGCCGGTCGCGGTGGTGCTGTGCCTGGCCATCGGCGCGCTCGCGGGCTCCGTGCAAGGGTTCTTCATCGCCTATCTCGGCATACCGTCGTTCATCGTGACCCTCGCGGGCATGCTGCTCTTCCGCGGTCTGACGGAGATCTTCCTGAAGGGCCAGACCCTCGGCCCGTTCCCGAAGGACCTGCAGAAGATCGCCAACGGCTTCCTGCCCGAGGTCGGGCCGAACACCAACTACCACAACCTCACCCTGTTGCTGGGCTTCGCGCTGATCGCGTTCGTGGTGTTCCAGGAGGTCCGCGACCGCAAGCGGCAGCAGGAGTTCACCCTCGAGGTGCCGCCGGCCAAGCTGTTCCTGCTCAAGCTGGTCGCGCTGGTCTCCGCCGTCCTGGTCGTCACGCTGCTGCTCGCCAGCTACAAGGGCGCCCCGGTCGTGCTGCTCATCCTGGGCGTGCTGGTCGTCGGGTTCGGCTACCTGATGCGCAACGCGATCATCGGCCGCCACATCTACGCCATCGGCGGCAACCTGCCCGCGGCCAAGCTGTCGGGCGTGAAGGACAAGAAGGTCACCTTCCTGGTCTTCCTGAACATGGGCATGCTCGCGGCCCTGGCGGGTCTGGTCTTCGCCGCCCGCTTCAACGCGGCCTCTCCCAAGGCCGGCCTCAACTTCGAGCTGGAAGCCATCGCCGCCTCGTTCATCGGCGGCGCGTCGATGAGCGGCGGCGTCGGCACGGTCCTCGGCGCGATCATCGGCGGCCTGGTCCTGGGCGTGCTGAACAACGGTATGAACCTCGTCGGCATCGGCACCGACTGGCAGCAGGTCATCAAGGGCGCGGTGCTGCTGGCGGCGGTCGGGTTCGACGTGTGGAACAAGCGCAGGGTCGGTTCGTAG
- a CDS encoding mandelate racemase/muconate lactonizing enzyme family protein — protein sequence MRITGISTHVVGTPWRNLTYVQVHTDEGITGVGETRMLGHTDALLGYLKEAEANHILGSDPFAVEDLVRRMKYGDYGRAGEIVMSGIAVVEMACWDIKGKALGVPVWQLLGGKVTDKVKAYANGWYTTERTPEAYHKAAQGVMERGYRALKIDPFGTGHFELDHAETLYAVSLIEAVRDAIGPEAELMLEMHGRFSPATAVRLARELAPFKPAWLEEPVPPENLKALRKVAEKVDMPVATGERIHDRIEFRELFEDQSVDIIQPDVGHIGGIWETRKLAATAETHYTLVAPHNVGGPVLTAASLQVGFTSPNFKILEHFNDFADAEIKKVVKGAPQVNPEDGCFHLSDAPGLGVELDTDAAAEFPQQQARFDLWAEGWEQRKPKGTEG from the coding sequence GTGCGCATCACCGGAATCAGCACACACGTGGTCGGGACGCCGTGGCGCAACCTGACGTACGTCCAGGTGCACACCGACGAGGGGATCACTGGAGTCGGCGAGACCCGGATGCTGGGGCACACCGACGCCCTCCTCGGCTATCTGAAGGAGGCGGAGGCCAACCACATTCTCGGTTCCGACCCGTTCGCTGTCGAGGATCTGGTCCGCCGCATGAAGTACGGCGACTACGGCCGTGCCGGCGAGATCGTGATGTCCGGGATCGCCGTCGTCGAGATGGCCTGCTGGGACATCAAGGGCAAGGCGCTCGGCGTCCCGGTCTGGCAGCTCCTCGGCGGCAAGGTCACCGACAAGGTGAAGGCGTACGCCAACGGCTGGTACACCACCGAGCGGACGCCGGAGGCGTACCACAAGGCCGCGCAGGGGGTCATGGAGCGCGGGTACCGGGCGCTGAAGATCGACCCCTTCGGCACCGGGCACTTCGAGCTCGACCACGCCGAGACGCTGTACGCCGTGTCCCTGATCGAGGCCGTACGGGACGCCATCGGGCCCGAGGCGGAACTGATGCTGGAGATGCACGGGCGCTTCTCCCCCGCCACCGCCGTCCGGCTCGCGCGCGAACTGGCGCCCTTCAAGCCGGCCTGGCTGGAGGAGCCGGTCCCGCCGGAGAACCTCAAGGCACTGCGGAAGGTCGCCGAGAAGGTGGACATGCCCGTCGCCACCGGCGAGCGCATCCACGACCGGATCGAGTTCCGGGAGCTCTTCGAGGACCAGTCCGTGGACATCATCCAGCCCGACGTCGGCCACATCGGCGGCATCTGGGAGACCCGGAAGCTCGCCGCCACCGCCGAGACGCACTACACGCTCGTGGCCCCGCACAACGTGGGCGGGCCGGTGCTGACCGCCGCGAGCCTCCAGGTCGGCTTCACCTCCCCGAACTTCAAGATCCTCGAGCACTTCAACGACTTCGCGGACGCGGAGATCAAGAAGGTGGTGAAGGGCGCGCCGCAGGTGAACCCGGAGGACGGGTGCTTCCACCTCTCCGACGCGCCCGGCCTCGGGGTCGAGCTGGACACCGACGCGGCGGCCGAGTTCCCGCAGCAGCAGGCCCGGTTCGACCTGTGGGCCGAGGGCTGGGAGCAGCGCAAGCCCAAGGGGACCGAGGGATGA
- a CDS encoding MarR family winged helix-turn-helix transcriptional regulator produces the protein MATPRDTTRRPDALTLEVVELIGEVVARFHADYEEAAAERALTGAQAKLLSLLSLEPLPMRKLAHKLKCEPSNVTGIVDRLEARGLVERRPDPGDRRVKVAAATDEGRRVARGLRESLRFAREPLAGLSDGERVALRDALRRMLEE, from the coding sequence ATGGCCACACCACGCGACACGACCCGCCGACCCGACGCACTCACCCTGGAAGTCGTCGAGCTGATCGGCGAGGTCGTGGCCCGCTTCCACGCCGACTACGAGGAGGCGGCCGCGGAACGCGCCCTGACCGGGGCGCAGGCCAAGCTGCTGAGCCTGCTGTCGCTGGAGCCGCTGCCGATGCGGAAGCTGGCCCACAAGCTGAAGTGCGAACCGTCGAACGTCACCGGCATCGTGGACCGGCTGGAGGCACGCGGACTGGTCGAGCGGCGCCCGGACCCCGGCGACCGCCGGGTGAAGGTGGCGGCGGCGACGGACGAGGGGCGTCGGGTGGCGCGGGGGCTGCGCGAGTCGCTGCGGTTCGCGCGGGAGCCGCTCGCGGGCTTGTCGGACGGCGAGCGGGTGGCCCTGCGGGACGCGTTGCGCAGGATGCTGGAGGAGTGA